The following proteins come from a genomic window of Kocuria palustris:
- a CDS encoding single-stranded DNA-binding protein, producing MFDTLTVRGFAATKPDLRNLPDGTPVASFRLASTPRRFDTESNSWVDVGPTNWYTVTCFRRLAANAASSLKVGDAVLVMGRLRLRPWTTKEGQERLTVEIDATALGPDLALGTATYKRSGAGSDSSRGEGSDASQHSDDWGDGSRSVDPMTGEILDDGNDEHDGRDGSGSDAGGSSEDAHSWEGHPQELLAGAGQGSSS from the coding sequence ATGTTCGACACCCTCACGGTCCGCGGCTTCGCCGCCACCAAGCCCGATCTCCGCAATCTTCCCGACGGCACTCCGGTGGCGTCGTTCCGCCTGGCCTCGACGCCGCGGCGCTTCGACACCGAGTCGAACTCCTGGGTCGATGTGGGCCCCACCAACTGGTACACCGTGACCTGCTTCCGGCGGCTGGCGGCGAATGCGGCGTCGTCGCTGAAGGTCGGCGACGCCGTGCTCGTGATGGGCCGGCTGCGCCTTCGGCCCTGGACCACCAAGGAGGGTCAGGAGCGGCTGACCGTCGAGATCGACGCGACGGCCCTGGGCCCGGACCTGGCGCTGGGCACTGCCACCTACAAGCGCTCCGGCGCCGGTTCCGACAGCTCGCGCGGCGAGGGCTCGGACGCCTCGCAGCACAGCGACGACTGGGGCGACGGGTCCCGCTCGGTCGACCCCATGACCGGCGAGATCCTCGACGACGGGAACGACGAGCACGACGGCCGAGACGGCTCCGGCTCCGATGCCGGGGGCAGCTCCGAGGACGCGCATTCGTGGGAGGGCCATCCGCAGGAGCTGCTGGCCGGTGCCGGGCAGGGCTCCTCCTCCTGA
- the ettA gene encoding energy-dependent translational throttle protein EttA: MAEFIYTMNKARKKVGDKVILDDVTMSFYPGAKIGVVGPNGAGKSTILKIMAGLDEPSNGEARLSPGYSVGILQQEPPLNEDKTVLGNVEEGVGEIKAKLDRFNAISEEMAQPDADFDALMEEMGSLQTDIDAANAWDLDSQLAQAMDALQCPPGDADVKSLSGGERRRVALCKLLLEKPDLLLLDEPTNHLDAESVLWLEQHLAAYHGAVLAVTHDRYFLDHVAEWICEVDRGRLYPYEGNYSTYLDTKAKRMEVQGKKDAKQAKRLKDELEWVRSNAKGRQTKSKSRLARYEEMAAEAEKTRKLDFEEIQIPPGPRLGNLVIEAKDLQKGFGDRSLISDLSFTLPRNGIVGVIGPNGVGKSTLFKTIVGKEPIDGGELRIGDSVKISYVDQNRENIDSEKSLWEVVSDGLDYIHVGQVEMPSRAYVSAFGFKGPDQQKKAGVLSGGERNRLNLALTLKQGGNLLLLDEPTNDLDVETLGSLENALLDFPGCAVVISHDRWFLDRVATHILAWEGTEENPDNWYWFEGNFESYEENKIERLGEEAARPGRMTHRRLTRD, translated from the coding sequence ATGGCTGAATTCATCTACACCATGAACAAGGCCCGCAAGAAGGTGGGCGACAAGGTCATCCTCGATGACGTCACGATGTCGTTCTACCCAGGCGCCAAGATCGGCGTCGTGGGTCCCAACGGCGCGGGCAAGTCCACCATCCTCAAGATCATGGCGGGGCTCGACGAGCCCTCCAACGGCGAGGCCCGTCTCTCGCCCGGTTACTCCGTGGGCATCCTCCAGCAGGAGCCCCCGCTGAACGAGGACAAGACCGTCCTCGGCAACGTGGAGGAGGGCGTCGGCGAGATCAAGGCCAAGCTCGACCGCTTCAACGCCATCTCCGAGGAGATGGCTCAGCCGGACGCGGACTTCGACGCCCTCATGGAGGAGATGGGATCCCTCCAGACGGACATCGACGCCGCAAACGCCTGGGATCTCGACTCCCAGCTGGCCCAGGCCATGGACGCCCTGCAGTGCCCTCCCGGCGACGCCGACGTGAAGAGCCTCTCCGGAGGTGAGCGCCGCCGCGTGGCGCTGTGCAAGCTGCTGCTGGAGAAGCCCGACCTGCTGCTGCTGGACGAGCCCACCAACCACCTGGACGCCGAGTCCGTGCTGTGGCTCGAGCAGCACCTGGCCGCCTACCACGGCGCCGTGCTGGCCGTGACCCACGACCGCTACTTCCTGGATCACGTGGCGGAGTGGATCTGCGAGGTCGACCGCGGCCGCCTGTACCCCTACGAGGGCAACTACTCCACGTACCTGGACACCAAGGCCAAGCGCATGGAGGTCCAGGGTAAGAAGGACGCCAAGCAGGCAAAGCGCCTCAAGGACGAGCTCGAGTGGGTGCGCTCCAACGCCAAGGGCCGCCAGACCAAGTCCAAGTCGCGTCTGGCGCGCTACGAGGAGATGGCCGCCGAGGCAGAGAAGACCCGGAAGCTGGACTTCGAGGAGATCCAGATCCCGCCCGGACCGCGTCTGGGCAACCTGGTCATCGAGGCCAAGGACCTGCAGAAGGGCTTCGGCGACCGCTCGCTGATCTCGGATCTGTCCTTCACCCTGCCCCGCAACGGCATCGTCGGCGTGATCGGCCCCAACGGCGTCGGCAAGTCCACGCTGTTCAAGACCATCGTGGGCAAGGAGCCGATCGACGGCGGCGAGCTGCGCATCGGCGACTCCGTGAAGATCTCCTACGTGGATCAGAATCGCGAGAACATCGACTCCGAGAAGTCGCTGTGGGAGGTCGTCTCCGACGGCCTGGACTACATCCACGTCGGCCAGGTCGAGATGCCCTCGCGCGCCTACGTCTCCGCGTTCGGCTTCAAGGGCCCGGACCAGCAGAAGAAGGCCGGCGTCCTCTCCGGCGGTGAGCGCAACCGCCTGAACCTGGCGCTGACCCTCAAGCAGGGAGGCAACCTCCTGCTGCTGGATGAGCCCACCAACGACCTCGACGTCGAGACCCTGGGCTCTCTGGAGAACGCGCTGCTCGACTTCCCGGGCTGCGCCGTGGTCATCTCCCACGACCGCTGGTTCCTGGACCGGGTGGCCACCCACATCCTGGCCTGGGAGGGCACCGAGGAGAACCCGGACAACTGGTACTGGTTCGAGGGCAACTTCGAGTCCTACGAGGAGAACAAGATCGAGCGCCTCGGCGAGGAGGCAGCCCGCCCGGGCCGCATGACCCACCGCCGCCTCACGCGCGACTGA
- the mptB gene encoding polyprenol phosphomannose-dependent alpha 1,6 mannosyltransferase MptB, which produces MPETTTEQPPEPAADTATAPPRSARAERSILRSVVFGTLGSVLLMIGSYGVGWLAGVSELRRSPLVIELRFTTPGAILSIILVAIGSMMLVREWFRLGQKLQGWGPGSRRWVTAATIAWSVPMVFSVPIFSRDVYSYIGQGRVAAAGLSPYEAGVSTIENFFQLGADQLWSESPPPYGPLFIMMERAIVGITGAEPDSSVFLFRILCVLSVMLLAWTVPRLAQRHGIDPTRALWLSTANPLLLVNFILAVHNDAIMTALALLGVLVAATWRDWRGGLAGTALVVLSIGIKPITVVLLPFIGLLWAGRGASWPRKFLIWFLTLAWAIAVMAALGWMSGFGWGWIAGLSTTGTSFIWYAPIGLLGVVVGGIAGLFGGDAGAARGFVHSAGQALAVPVILWLMFTGRDERVVRRMTLAFAAIVVFSPMIQAWYVVWLIPFFAVTGIRPDWQADVLLFLTVFFMIYAISDQLDVFPYLDIDLGSGRTIAAVIGVAYGAYLWFLDPSTRRSRRTRTLDPNRPVVI; this is translated from the coding sequence GTGCCAGAGACGACCACCGAGCAGCCGCCCGAGCCGGCGGCCGACACCGCGACGGCCCCGCCGCGCTCCGCGCGCGCAGAGCGGTCGATCCTGCGCTCCGTCGTCTTCGGAACTCTCGGATCCGTGCTGCTGATGATCGGCTCCTACGGGGTCGGCTGGCTGGCAGGGGTCTCCGAGCTGCGGCGCAGCCCCCTGGTGATCGAGCTGCGCTTCACCACACCGGGCGCGATCCTGTCGATCATCCTGGTGGCGATCGGATCCATGATGCTGGTGCGCGAGTGGTTCCGGCTGGGTCAGAAGCTGCAGGGGTGGGGACCGGGCTCCCGCAGGTGGGTCACCGCCGCGACCATCGCCTGGTCGGTGCCCATGGTCTTCTCGGTGCCGATCTTCAGCCGCGACGTCTACTCGTACATCGGGCAGGGCCGCGTGGCGGCTGCCGGGCTGAGCCCGTACGAGGCCGGCGTCTCCACGATCGAGAACTTCTTCCAGCTGGGGGCGGATCAGCTGTGGAGCGAGTCCCCGCCGCCGTACGGGCCGCTGTTCATCATGATGGAGCGGGCGATCGTCGGGATCACCGGCGCGGAGCCGGACTCGTCGGTCTTCCTGTTCCGCATCCTGTGCGTGCTGTCCGTGATGCTGCTGGCCTGGACCGTTCCCCGGCTGGCGCAGCGCCACGGGATCGATCCCACGCGCGCCCTGTGGCTGTCGACTGCCAATCCGCTGCTGCTGGTGAACTTCATCCTGGCCGTGCACAACGACGCCATCATGACCGCGCTGGCGCTGCTCGGCGTGCTGGTCGCGGCCACGTGGCGCGACTGGCGCGGGGGACTGGCAGGCACGGCCCTGGTGGTCCTGTCGATCGGCATCAAGCCGATCACCGTGGTGCTGCTGCCGTTCATCGGGCTGCTGTGGGCAGGGCGAGGGGCTTCGTGGCCGCGGAAGTTCCTCATCTGGTTCCTGACGCTGGCCTGGGCGATCGCCGTGATGGCTGCGCTGGGCTGGATGTCCGGCTTCGGCTGGGGCTGGATCGCGGGCCTGTCGACCACCGGCACCTCGTTCATCTGGTACGCCCCGATCGGCCTGCTGGGCGTGGTGGTCGGTGGGATCGCGGGGCTGTTCGGCGGCGATGCCGGGGCCGCCAGGGGCTTCGTGCACTCCGCCGGTCAGGCGCTGGCGGTGCCGGTCATCCTGTGGCTGATGTTCACGGGCCGCGATGAGCGGGTGGTGCGGCGCATGACGCTGGCCTTCGCGGCGATCGTCGTGTTCTCGCCCATGATCCAGGCCTGGTACGTGGTGTGGCTGATCCCGTTCTTCGCGGTGACCGGCATCCGCCCGGACTGGCAGGCCGACGTTCTGCTCTTCCTGACCGTGTTCTTCATGATCTACGCGATCTCGGACCAGCTCGACGTCTTCCCGTACCTCGACATCGACCTGGGATCCGGCCGCACCATCGCCGCGGTGATCGGCGTGGCCTACGGCGCCTACCTCTGGTTCCTGGACCCCTCCACCCGACGCAGCCGGCGGACGCGCACCCTCGATCCGAACCGGCCCGTGGTGATCTGA